The Montipora capricornis isolate CH-2021 chromosome 3, ASM3666992v2, whole genome shotgun sequence genome includes the window gggatttcgtcgtaaaaatgttcactcagcaacgtcttcttcctccacagaataaagttcaaaggcgatactggtttttaatcacatgctagaccaattcaTAAACTCCTGCGCATGTGTGCGTAGCAGACAAGACGCTTATTTCGAAGCTCTTCACTCTGATcagttttttttagttaaaaCGTTGCTGAAACCTTGACCAAAATGGTAAAAGACACAGTCCAATCATTGAAACTGGAAAATGACAAGTTAAAAgacaaaattcaagaaatttttGGTGAATTACAAAACCTACGCGACGAAGTTAAGGCTGGCCGAAATGGCGGCCAAACTAACTCATCTGAAGTTACTGAAGAGGGAATTACCACGGCAACTCCGAGCAATATCCAAGAAGATTTTAAGAAGTATGTCAACGACAAGATGTCTCTTATTGAAAAATCTGTTAAACATTTGTCATCTCAAGTGGATAAAATATCATCTTCACTGGATCAAGTATTGGAATATTCGTATTCATATAACATCAAGCTTGTAGGTGTTCCTGAACTTAAACAACGAGAAAGCGCCGATGAAACGTTGCAACTTTGCATGAGAATCTTCAGCTCAATTGgagctgaaattcatccttATGACCTTGACATTGCCCATCGAGTGCCATTTCGTAACGCGTCCGATGGTCGGCCGAAACCGATTATTTGTAAGTTTACCCGGCGCATCGCTCGTGATCGTGTAATGGCTTCCCGTAGAGAAGTAACCAGGATCAATCCTGCAGATATTGGTCTCCGAGAAAACTCATCCTTAGATCGTGCTGCTATCTACGATCACCTTTCCCCACGATTGCAGAGTTTATTATCTGACGccaagaaaataaaggaaagataTCGTTTCTCATTTTGCTGGGCCAAGAACTCCACCATCTGGCTGAGGAAAAATGAAAGCTCTCGTCCGGTCGCCATCAAAAATTCAAGTGATTTGTCTACACTAACAGCTCGCCTAGGATCTTCTGGTGATGACACTGCTCCATAAGATCTTTAACAAACAGTCTACTAAGGTAAACAAAACACTCCTAAGCGAGCTTCCATATTACAATTACAGCGATCTAATTTCTGCACATGGCCAATTTAATAACATTCTCAGTTCTtctcttcccaccaaaaaatATCTTGATCGTCTTCCAAGTTATTACGACCTTGACTTATTTACCCTGAATAATTTTTAGATAGAAACTCCGATTCTAACACTCATTACTCTAATACAAGATGCAAATACTTCTCTCCACAAAAGGAAATTTGCTAATAATGCTTGCCCAGATTCTAATATTTCGTTTATTCACACAAATATCCGCAGCCTAAAACGTAACTTAGAAAATTTTCAAAGTCATTTATTAGATGAATTAGACTTTCATTTTAATATCATAGGCGTAACAGAAACAAGAATAAATAGCTCGTCTGAAAACTTGGATTTTAACCCTTCAATTTTGCATTATAATTTTGAACACATGCCATCGCCTCTTTCAGCTGGAGGTGTAGGCATGTATATTGATGAAAGATttcaataccaaacaatagagaGGTGCTCTAATGAAGCCTTCCAGGCGCTTTTTGTTGAATTACATCTtcccaaaaatgcaaatataatATGTGGAGTATTGTATAGGCAGCATAATTCCCCTGAGCGTTTCCAGGAATATTTTGATTCAACAATGGAAAAACTTAGTGCCACTGGAAAACAGATTATTCTAATGGGAGACTTTAACATAAATCTTCTCCATTACCATACTAATACTCACGCCCAAAATTTTATTCTGTCTTTACAAAGCCTTAACCTGACTCCGACAATTGACAAGCCAACAAGAGTTAACAACAACTCTTACTCATTAATTGATAACATCTTTATTAACAATCTAGGATATAGTATCTGTAGTGGTAACATAGTCTCGGATCTAACTGACCACTTTTCTCAATTTTGCATACTAAATTCTTTTACTAATCTAGGTCTCCATGATCAACCGAAACTTAAGCGGCTGACTCGTGATTTCTCAAATTTCTCAGAGGCAAACTTCTTAAATGAATTATCTCAAGTTGACTTAATGGACATAGTTTGCAATAAGGCAGACGTAAACAAATCATTCTCTACATTTcacaataaattaaacaaacttctcaATAAGCACGCTCCATTAAAGCCAATTTCAAAACgcagtttaaaaaaacaaagaaaaccctGGATAACAAAGGGTATTAGAAGATCAATTAAGATCAAGAATTCACTGTATTATTCTGGTGACATTAAAACCTACAAAGCATATCGTAACAAAATATTGATGCTCACACGAATAAGTAAACGAAACTTTTTCCACAACTATTTCGAAGATAACCTAACTAACATTAAAAAGACTTGGGAAGGTATAAACAATCTCTTAGGTCGCAAAcgtaaaaatatcaaacatgtaaCCTCGCTTAAACGTCctggaaatgatcaaatttcatATAATTCTTCAGAACTCCCTGAcattatgaataattatttttcttcaattggTCATAGCCTAGCTTCCAAAATGCCAAACTCAAAGAAGAAATTTCTTGATTATCTTCTAAAACCACGTAATGctgattctttctttttcaatccaGTAACACAAACTGAAATAGAGTCTGAAATTATGAACACTCCATTAAACAAGGCTCATGGATTATACTCTTTTCCCACTCGCATCTTGCGATCAGCAAGACATATTCTTAGCCATCCCCTGTCCGCACTAATTAACATGTCGGTTGAACAAGGAATATACCCCTCAAAATTAAAACTTGCTAAAGTCATCCCAATTTACAAAAGTAATGATGAATCTGACCCATCTAactatagacccatatcactgcTTTCAGTCTTCAACCGGATCTTCGAAAAAATGATGTATAATCGGTTGAAAGCTTTTCTTGAAAAGTTCGGTATTCTCCATGAGTCGCAGtatggttttcgtgaaaagcGGTCTACGGAACATGCTATTTTGGAAATCATTAATCAAATTCAAACTAATATGGATAGAAAGTTGTACACCTGcggaatatttattgatttacaaaaggcttttgacacagtCGACCATACAATACTTTTAAAGAAACTCGACCATTATGGTGTACGAGGAATTGTGAATGACTGGTTTACCTCCTATCTTACTGCTCGTAAGCAAATAACTGAAATTGGCCCCTTGAATATATCTAAGAAAGCGACAGTATTATCTGGGGTTCCTCAAGGATCAGTCCTAGGGCCTCTGCTCTTCCtcgtttatataaatgatatttgTAACAGCTGTAACCAAATGAAGTTCTATCTATTCGCAGACGATACGAATCTTTTATACGCAGATAAAAACCTCAAATCCCTGGAATCTACGATAAATGATGAACTTTGTAAGCTTTACGACTGGCTAATAGCAAACAAATTATctctaaacattaaaaaatctaaTTACGTTATTTttcgaccaagacaaaagaaggTCAAATATGAagttaactttaaaatattcaatCATCACACCAACTCTTACACGTCTTTGGAACGTAAAAGTTACGTTAAATActtgggcgtgcttattgatgaGAATCTCTCCTGGAAACATCATATTTTACATATAGCCTCAAAAATAAGTATATCGATTGGTATTATTGCTAGGTTAAGACATTTCGTACCACTTAATACTTTACAACATATTTACAGATCGCTGATTCAACcctatttattatatggtatAACAGCGTGGGGCCGAGCAGGAAAAACTTACAGAAACATAATCTTACGTCTTCAGAAACGTGCTCTTCGCcttatgtttttttgtgattataaaACTCACGCAATACCCCTCTTCATCTCTTCTAGTCTATTACCTCTAGATCTTCTTTACTTCAAGTCTGTTGCCATTTTAATGCATGACGTCTCAAATAATATATCGCCACcccaaataaataatttatttcattaccaacataatattcattcatatatcacaagatcatcaacaagaggtaacttctttctcaaatattctagaataaacaagcaaaatatgtCTTTTTCAAGGAACGGTGTTAGAATCTGGAATAGCCTATCTAGTGAATTTCATCAAATgcctaaaacgaaatttaaacgcAACATTCACAATATGCTCCTTCAGAAACTCTCGGAGgcaaatgaatatattgatatatcggATTTGAATATGCCTTGAAAACCGAACTTATTATATTTGTATTACCCTTCCAGCttctcatttaatttgtttaattttcctatgaattttgttttctttttttctcaaattctgtactggtcaatattcaattattattattatttttattttttatttttattttccctttcttttcttttttggtttcattacctGATTCGTACTTCATATTTAGTTCAGTAAGTTATTTTTATGCATTGTCAAATAATACTTAATTTTATGCGTcaaaccactgctcgcctcgaataGCTGTAGCTAACTGCGAGTAGTGGTACATCATATGTTTCATATTCcaataaactggataaagtggattggcaaattgattgccagaacaatgcgtcatttctgtcccgctgagttcatagaagcgacggtcaagagagtcacaagagaaggctgagcgaatgtccaccgagctaaccaatccgaatgtaaacaattggcgtgacgtcgaatagcacaaggatagcacagtttttcccgctcgctgaattctgattggtcagtttaaatttcagtagctctcgccgtatgcaaggtagTTATTTACTCTTTGTGCTGTATTATGCTTCAGTCAACTGAACATCCatcgttttaatgcaaataccccctcccccctccccaaaTGACCTGTGTGATGGGAAGGGAGAAAAAAAGCGAATAACgagaaatataaattaaataaataaaataaattatggcAGTACCCATAAGTCCTGTCATGGGTAAAGCCACAGAAAATATGCcgtggcttacataagacgcgaataccccgtataaatggtacaaaatctacatacacggctttctcaagctgcggcttatcctggcctgggagtttatactcgtataaattgTTCCTTTCGTGTATTATGTACGCTGCGGctagagtaagccgcggcttattttctctcgtataaacgaccctattAAGATGTTGTGAAAGGTGTTTTTACTGACGTATAATAGTGCCTATaatcagacaaaaaaaatggcaggacaaaggaaaacgtttcgCTCTTTGGAGTTTCCTGAATTGAAAACGATCGGCTTACTCGAGCAGAATGGACTTGCAGTTAAAACTCAAAAGTACGGCGGCCTCATAATTCGCAGCTAACGGGATACAAGAAAGGATCTCTAATAATGCGCGGCATTGTTTACTTTAAGCTTCAGAATGTGGCTCTACGCGATTAAATTCGTTCCACCAGAACGAAAACAACGAAATTCATTTGCAAATTGCTTCCTACTTTGTTGTCCTCGGCTTCGCTCTTATCCTCCATTTCTGTGACTTTTACCCATGTGCTCACAAGATAAATCACGCGATGAAAGGACTTATGGGCACTCAGCtgccaatttattttatttattttatttatatttctcGTTATTCGCTTTTTGCACCTTTCCCATCATACAGGTCAtttggggaaggggggggggggggagggaataTTTCCATTAAACGATGGATGTTTAGTTAACTGAAACATGATTCAGTGCAAAGAGTAAATAACTAGtatttttttatgtaaatattATGGGATGGCGAAAATAGTCAATTTCGTTGGCAGAAAAATATACTTGACCAGCAACCTGACCTGTGatctgacctgtgacctgacctGCAACCTATGACTGgtctgacctgtgacctgtgttttaaaccCGCCGGTGAATCCAGCTCCTCTTTGTCACTTGTTCCAATATCGCGACAATCTCTTATCGATCTAAGCATCCTGATACTTTGATCGATAACTTCCGCATGCGCTTCGGCAGCCCCTTCGCCGTCATCATTTTGGCAAATATATTCCGTTTTGTCTAAAACTGAGGCTATAAACACCGGCAGGTCTCTTCCAATGTCAAAAACCTTCCTCGTCCGCCATATTGTATTTGCAACAGGCCCTTATCTTTCTACTCCCATGGCTTGACCCAGTCCCCGAgattaaatgaatattttgacgaattgaattgaatgaatttttatgaattaaattaaatggatATAGAccgaataaattaaataaatatagaaatattaaattaaatggatttaaaaaatataatataaataTAGATATTAAATtggaaacataaaaaaaattacataaataTAAATACTGAATTGAATGAATATCaaattattgaatattgctGCAATCGGCGTGCCATATGTGACACACCATTTCCTGTCAACAAAGTAAACACTACGTCACCAAAGCTTGCAAGACAATAGTCGATGATCCGCCAAATTATGGGCTTGATCATATTTCATGGATTGTGGCAGTAGGAGTGACATTCATAATCTGCGAAGAAACAATTTTAGGTATAACTACACTCCCTTCACAGCTGCGGAAATACATGAGCAATTCTCTTGAAGCAAAGTAATCTGTTATAGTGTTACTATAAACAGCAGAGGTATGTATTTGTACAAGAAGGTCGGGAAGATCTGAAAATATTTCGTGTACTTCGTTGATGTGCTTTATTGCTAATAAATTTAGTCGTTTGACCCTGTCTAATTAGGCGGTGCGGGGAAAACTTAAATAATTTAGAAAGGAATGGATGAAATCATCCAAATATAGCAATATCAATGGAGTAAACTCAACGCGGAGTCACGACTTTGCAGCAAGGTCAGTGTTAATGACACTTCTGTAAAGAAGATTAGCGCTCCATCTTTGTGGTAATTCCGTTGCGGTTTCGCTGAAAATCCACTTTTTGCGGATGTGTGCGaatctttcaaaaatttttatttaaaatatttttatttatcacCAGTTTCCTGTCATTGATACTCACACTTTGTGGCATGGATCCGGTTCCGTTGAAAGTTAATAAATTCTTCCTTCTCTTAATATCTTAGTGATTTTCATGAAAACACTTTCACTCGGCCAGGTCCTAAGGATAACGCGATTGCTATCAATCCATAGCCACGTATGGCCGAGGATGACGAAGCCTCGATCTTGAAGGTTATATATATGCTACtgttgtttttgattgttgccAGCTGTTCCACTAGTAAAGACAATAAAATTGGAATGAAAAAGTATAATAGGAATGCAGTTTCAGATCCGAACAGCAAAGCATAACCGTGTCTCATGACGCTGTAAAAATCTTGTACCCACTTGAAATCAAGTATTGACatttcagcattgtttttcAAAACAGATGTACTGTGTAAAAAGCCTCTGATTAATCAAAGAGATCAAAGAGCTACAATATCGTTGGTTGAAGTCATTCGCATACTATCTTTATCTTCTTAAAGTCCAATGTCTCGAAACTATATATTTGTGCCCGGTAGCGTGGATTGTATGCACTTTCAAAACTTTTAGGAGTAGCACGACATCTCTTTCATTTTCAGAGACCATATTCATTTCAAGGATTAAAAAAACATTGGTTGTGCTTGAGCTAAATTTAGTACATGTCAAAACAATTGAATGAATCAAGCGATTAATGTTTTGCCAACGGGGGTCACATTTGGAAACAATGAACTTTAAAAAGGGTCCTTCCATGCGTATTCGCTTTcaaattgtttcaaaacaatactGCTTGGAACGTTGTGCATTGAGAAACGTATAAATGTGTAATTAAAACAGCTGCTACGGCGATAAGACATTTCAGTCATGCTGATGGCTAATTTTCTCAAAaagacgaaaaagaaaagagtcTCGGAGGTGTTTTTTTGCTGTCTTGTAATTAGTGTTCCTTAACTTTGAAAATTACTTGGATACCAAAACGTTTAGATAAATCTTAAACGTATTTGGGTGTGTTTTGAATAAGCGCCAAAATGTTGCGATTAAAAATGCTTTGGGGATTTGATATTGAAGAATGTGTTTGTGACGTTCGTGATTGGAGAAGGGCGATATGAGGGGTAGAGAGATAACACTGTTGACCTTGTTAAAATACAAGTCCAAAACTGCAAAGAGTAACCCAGGGACATCGCAGTGCAGCGTAGCGACTGCGTTGTGACAACAAACGAGCACAAACAATGTAAGGATTGGTAAGAAAAACTACGTCGTTGAAAAACTGTTTTGTGGGGATAAAACCGTGACAGGAATATCGAAAGATTTGATTACACGGTTTCTTACGTGTATGATCCTTCTACGGTTGTGTTTTGGTAAGTTGAAACATTGCACAATATAAGGAAATCCAGTCCTTCAACCTACAAAAAACGGAAAATCGCGTttgtcctaattttccaaggaAATTCTTGACATAGAATTTTAAACACAAGTATGTTGAGAGCGCCTACAATTTTCGTTAGTGTAGGCTAAAACATTTCTTATActttattttttaagttcttAAACCTGTGTCGTTTtggaacaacaaaaaaagaatccTCAATTCTTTGTGATACCGTTTCTCGGATTTAGTTATCTTAATTACTGCGGAATCTGCCATGAAGCTATCGAGACTTTTCTGCTGACATAAATTCGGAAAGAACTTAAAAAGTCTTGTAACGGAAATCATTCATTAATCTTTAAGTATTTCCGTGGCCAAAGACACAAAGattaggcagcgtttacacgaatgcGGTTTCAGTTACACAtcgaaaccgtgtcgatttgaaaccgctgccaaaagtggagctttttcaaaacgatgcggtttcatcgGTCGTGTAAATAGTGAAACcacatcgatttgaatacggtcactattttgttcgaaatttgcattgttcaattcaaaatacatgtagtgAATTTAGCACATAGTGCAGCACTCGCTTATAACGTCTCGATCTTTAATTTTCAGGCGAAAACGGtttcgtgtaaacacttccaaaacgcatcgattttgacgcggtttcgaagtcatggaaCCGTGTAGATGTAAAACCGCTTTCGTGTAAACGTTGCCTTAGTGCGACAGCCGTTGAATTCACGTTTTTCATGAA containing:
- the LOC138039846 gene encoding uncharacterized protein; its protein translation is MVKDTVQSLKLENDKLKDKIQEIFGELQNLRDEVKAGRNGGQTNSSEVTEEGITTATPSNIQEDFKKYVNDKMSLIEKSVKHLSSQVDKISSSLDQVLEYSYSYNIKLVGVPELKQRESADETLQLCMRIFSSIGAEIHPYDLDIAHRVPFRNASDGRPKPIICKFTRRIARDRVMASRREVTRINPADIGLRENSSLDRAAIYDHLSPRLQSLLSDAKKIKERYRFSFCWAKNSTIWLRKNESSRPVAIKNSSDLSTLTARLGSSGDDTAP